From the genome of Bactrocera oleae isolate idBacOlea1 chromosome 2, idBacOlea1, whole genome shotgun sequence, one region includes:
- the LOC118679839 gene encoding uncharacterized protein codes for MFNMSDSVKFLFYVVLCLVICDNTLGAQRKCAEYNEDHATSLPRASVTMPQAVESPSQPAAVGDEVSAAAAQLMQLLPANELPSRSTECGKFGDPCILADDCCTKHCHNYAKRCVT; via the exons ATGTTTAATATGAGCGATTCAGTGAAATTTCTTTTCTATGTTGTTTTGTGCTTGGTGATTTGTGATAACACCTTGGGAGCGCAAAGAAAATGCGCCGAATACAATGAAGAT CATGCAACAAGTTTGCCGAGGGCATCGGTGACAATGCCACAAGCGGTGGAGTCACCAAGCCAGCCGGCAGCGGTTGGCGATGAAGTTTCGGCTGCTGCGGCACAGTTGATGCAGTTATTGCCAGCAAATGAG CTTCCGTCGCGCAGCACAGAATGTGGGAAATTTGGCGATCCCTGCATTTTGGCCGATGATTGCTGTACGAAGCATTGCCATAATTATGCTAAAAGATGTGTGACctag